A stretch of Phaeodactylum tricornutum CCAP 1055/1 chromosome 26, whole genome shotgun sequence DNA encodes these proteins:
- a CDS encoding predicted protein — protein sequence MSNRSACWTQLLVLRRVLMNWRRRYGYQFVVYAAILGMASIYVVSMEAPPESEIASQESFFLAAKATKVAMPKDWTHGKYQLSESALPSWMKAYVAFHQRHVQTPASASRLVWHCPENRGCGGIGDRLSGIVQVLMMSMVTKRVFLVDWHGSGLSINKVLRPRFIAWDSIPLPSDMVKLYANDDRNNTYLRDPRTLPQKVNIQLQANLYLYDAVLKREPAYLAYWNRYGGVNISLLSPFKIAFWTLFQWTDLVVRHAQGLRNASGLAEPAQRYIGVHVRTGSGVSWTDPPRHAGLPALRQFYDCARRLQHALQQKCINEGDSTSSLPEIYLASDRVDAKFQMKAWDSENDNTIKYVTNLEPFHVDKSRNAMNTSAAELDVWGELKVLLDATCLVTSRSQFSTLASSLRMDQTPHRCAVMFDQCDIEQIEQAVAVVSSC from the coding sequence ATGTCAAATCGCTCTGCTTGTTGGACACAGCTGTTGGTGCTGCGACGGGTTTTGATGAATTGGAGACGAAGATATGGTTATCAATTTGTAGTCTATGCTGCGATTCTCGGCATGGCCTCTATCTACGTCGTCTCGATGGAGGCCCCTCCTGAATCAGAGATAGCCAGCCAGGAGTCTTTCTTTCTAGCTGCGAAAGCGACGAAGGTTGCTATGCCAAAGGACTGGACACATGGAAAATACCAGCTGTCAGAGTCTGCTTTACCATCTTGGATGAAAGCGTACGTAGCCTTTCACCAGCGTCATGTCCAGACGCCTGCAAGTGCATCTCGGCTTGTTTGGCATTGTCCAGAAAACCGTGGCTGTGGTGGAATTGGTGACCGTCTGAGTGGCATTGTACAAGTACTGATGATGAGTATGGTGACTAAACGAGTTTTTTTGGTTGACTGGCATGGATCTGGCCTGTCGATAAACAAGGTGTTGAGGCCACGCTTCATTGCCTGGGACAGCATTCCCCTACCATCCGATATGGTGAAACTTTACGCAAATGATGATCGCAACAATACCTATTTGCGCGATCCAAGGACTCTGCCACAAAAGGTGAACATTCAACTACAAGCGAATCTCTATTTGTACGACGCCGTCCTCAAGCGGGAACCCGCCTATTTAGCGTATTGGAACCGATACGGCGGCGTCAACATTTCGCTGTTGTCACCGTTCAAAATTGCGTTTTGGACGCTTTTCCAGTGGACAGATCTCGTCGTTAGGCATGCCCAGGGGCTGCGTAACGCTTCCGGGCTTGCGGAGCCTGCTCAGCGTTATATCGGCGTGCACGTCCGGACAGGAAGTGGTGTGTCATGGACCGATCCTCCGCGACATGCCGGTCTTCCAGCGCTACGGCAGTTCTATGACTGCGCACGACGACTTCAACACGCCTTGCAACAAAAATGTATCAATGAGGGTGACTCCACATCTAGCTTGCCAGAGATCTACTTGGCCTCTGATCGCGTCGACGCAAAGTTTCAGATGAAAGCTTGGGATTCCGAGAACGACAATACCATCAAATATGTAACGAACTTGGAGCCCTTTCACGTTGACAAAAGCCGCAACGCGATGAACACCTCCGCCGCCGAACTAGATGTTTGGGGGGAGCTCAAAGTGCTTCTGGACGCGACTTGTCTTGTAACGAGTCGAAGCCAGTTCAGCACGTTGGCTTCAAGTCTACGTATGGATCAAACGCCCCATCGGTGCGCTGTTATGTTCGACCAATGTGATATAGAGCAAATTGAACAAGCCGTCGCAGTAGTGTCGTCATGCTGA
- a CDS encoding predicted protein, which translates to MRSREPNNDPDNRLGEKPMESLEIEDIHQSSRRANAYDSDSYHHDAYTDSEEESPIAPYEYRHRKSEHNDTTLMLDPDDARPLVGSSMIGINNTRLTALQTVVKSRACWPVYIGIALVVSLLIAAIAYVPPARRKVTRPDFICPTEPASSLFWTHFTHKVQTWVGPERCRTGRNNEVCSCEDPTQPSIPQSPDSWREGWQRATLRNAALIQDRKHLALDVVLLGDSITEHWLGTGFAEPNNDYQANVPVYQSLFSKEHGAVIEGLALGIIGDRCPNLLARLQNNETVQGLSVKVLWVLIGTNDYASSFCRVDCIVAGNLAIVRELRLQKPEATIVINGLLPRSKSRTDVAFADDFAEINRRLSCIADTLDDVVFFDAAYLFLTEDGGLNRTMLPDGLHPGEVGSRVWGQAIVDRVLKIDGGL; encoded by the exons ATGCGCAGTCGCGAGCCCAACAACGATCCGGACAACCGTCTTGGAGAAAAACCGATGGAATCCCTCGAAATTGAAGACATACATCAGTCGAGTCGAAGGGCCAACGCCTACGACAGTGATTCGTATCATCACGATGCTTACACagattccgaagaagaatctCCCATCGCGCCCTACGAGTACCGTCATCGGAAAAGCGAACATAACGATACGACTTTAATGTTGGATCCCGACGATGCTCGTCCGCTGGTGGGAAGCAGCATGATTGGAATCAACAATACGCGATTGACAGCCTTGCAGACCGTGGTCAAAAGTCGTGCCTGCTGGCCCGTGTACATTGGGATAGCCCTCGTGGTCTCACTCTTGATTGCGGCCATTGCTTACGTACCCCCGGCTCGACGCAAAGTCACGCGACCCGATTTTATTTGTCCCACCGAACCGGCGTCGTCACTGTTTTGGACACACTTCACGCACAAGGTACAAACGTGGGTGGGGCCAGAACGGTGTCGGACTGGACGAAATAATGAGGTGTGCTCGTGCGAGGACCCTACCCAGCCGTCAATTCCGCAAAGTCCTGATTCTTGGCGGGAGGGATGGCAGAGAGCAACGTTACGGAATGCGGCTCTCATTCAAGATCGGAAACACCTCGCGCTGGACGTTGTCTTGCTGGGAGATTCCATTACTGAACACTGGTTGGGCACAGGTTTCGCCGAACCAAACAACGACTATCAAGCAAATGTGCCGGTCTATCAGTCactcttttccaaagaacACGGCGCCGTGATTGAAGGCCTGGCTTTGGGTATTATTGGAGATCGTTGTCCAAACTTGTTGGCACGGCTGCAGAACAACGAAACGGTACAGGGCTTGTCCGTCAAAGTTTTGTGGGTTTTG ATCGGGACCAACGACTACGCGAGCAGCTTTTGTCGTGTGGATTGTATCGTGGCGGGCAACTTGGCCATTGTCCGAGAGTTGCGACTCCAAAAGCCCGAGGCCACCATTGTAATCAACGGCCTACTGCCTCGCAGTAAATCGCGTACCGACGTGGCTTTTGCCGATGACTTTGCTGAGATTAATCGGCGACTCTCATGCATTGCCGATACCTTGGACGATgttgtctttttcgacgcTGCGTATCTATTCTTGACCGAAGATGGTGGCCTAAATCGAACCATGCTGCCGGACGGTTTGCATCCTGGTGAAGTAGGATCACGTGTATGGGGGCAAGCAATTGTGGATCGAGTTTTGAAGATTGATGGTGGACTGTAG
- a CDS encoding predicted protein has product MSLFPKSFLAHTPRIRGKTVRTTYRSPLQLLHIRQRSITQATDSSITIAGVTIEQPPGGSGRDDLIPPFDATSSRFVQSLPPSYVSTLRWMLQKDLVMKQDFCLLGHSAADQRLLALTYAALTSREIEYVSLTRDTSDADLKQRKEMRNPSDPLSSATSSVSSIYVPQAPVRAALHGRLLILDGIEKAERNVLPTLNNLLENRELSLDDGSMLVSSATYDQHREFQHDDVLNRMHRVHEDFTVLALGSLSDSSGLDPPLRSRFQAHVAPALPPGEMLDALASFVDADRVSMEQLHTLVQSPLVSSTREASYSVAIKAAKFLQANSFMSVSSVVRGFGIGTPMTAMDWKAAKGQSTHRTLDRTKVPSSFIPTHSTTAITELVQAGLGVGCAVALVGPKGSGKSALIHAASRALNQPYELFAVVPDMTSRDLLLRRATDDAGNTIWRMTPLARAVQNGSWVVLDGIDRLNSDTLTSLARLFETGQVDMPDGSRLTAHKGFGCIALAHPPAAGKSWINPEIASMFCWVGVDPMDAGELAIVLNGLFPDIEERELDKLVRLRDRLDAAVKSGAADTVEERESLTLSLRKMKHICRRLQRDGRHLSKLVKDTLLTSLMPERERQVVQSCLHDCGIFEYKAGDRFEKDIEIDRKLIDSCRRTPENPILVPNPRFQENPGHARILGNILEAHAVGERALLIMGYQGVGKNKVVDFLLHRLQREREYLQLHRDTTVQSVLSVASVEKGRVIYADSPLVRAATHGRILVIDEADKAPVDVVALLKGLIEDGELALPDGRVLRYDDDGRSNTLAVHADFRIWALANPAGYPFHGNNLAREMSDVFSCHTVPPLDSESQMQILRSYAPNIKKKKLSKIISLWQDLGEAHAKGTLVYPFGIREAVSAARHMNEFPNDGLTGAIENVIAFDRSDLALMKQLNSIFRKHGIELSSSEPMNEKQRTEGGISTPRTRVGDPKHGKVDPDNTPHIGGNTWYGGTGGSDTAGLGGRGGPYRVDLGHPVHQVSDEMKAQVSDEAQHRAREIAAIELEKKLRELSMGKYDWERYKGLRERVALQIEQLRVHLKDLQHRMEERMWLNRQFSGELDESRLVDALAGEKDVFKRRGTAVDSKVSSKLSSDKMRIKVVVDVSASMYRFNGYDGRLERLLEATLMIMEALRSDDRFRLEIVGHNGSSAVIPLLKDDSSLDEATQLRILQGMIAHTQYTYAGDSTLEAIQSAMEKARPKDLVLMISDANLERYRIEPIQVVKLLQKPEVHAHLILISSFGEEAYELANAVPNGRAQVCLDSSELPLILKKIIVASADL; this is encoded by the coding sequence ATGTCGTTATTTCCCAAATCCTTCCTGGCGCACACACCACGGATTCGTGGGAAGACGGTGCGTACCACCTATAGGAGCCCTCTCCAACTTTTGCACATTCGACAACGCTCAATCACCCAAGCGACTGATTCATCCATTACCATCGCAGGGGTAACGATTGAACAACCACCTGGCGGCAGCGGTCGGGACGATCTGATACCACCCTTCGATGCTACTTCGTCCCGTTTCGTGCAGAGCTTGCCGCCGTCCTACGTCTCCACGTTAAGATGGATGCTGCAAAAGGATTTAGTCATGAAACAGGATTTCTGTTTACTGGGACATTCTGCTGCCGATCAACGACTTTTGGCACTGACGTACGCCGCCTTGACTTCTCGAGAGATAGAATATGTTTCCCTGACTCGTGATACTTCGGACGCGGACCTTAAACAAAGAAAGGAAATGCGCAACCCTTCCGACCCTCTGTCGTCGGCAACATCCAGCGTGTCTTCCATTTACGTTCCGCAGGCGCCGGTACGCGCCGCATTGCACGGGCGCCTGCTGATTCTGGATGGCATCGAAAAGGCGGAACGCAACGTTCTCCCGACACTCAACAATCTGCTCGAAAACCGGGAACTCTCTCTGGATGATGGGTCCATGCTGGTCTCAAGTGCAACGTACGATCAGCACCGCGAATTCCAACATGATGACGTACTCAATAGAATGCATCGAGTGCACGAGGATTTTACTGTCTTGGCCCTGGGTTCCCTGTCGGACTCGTCTGGTTTGGATCCCCCGCTACGATCGCGATTCCAAGCTCACGTGGCGCCTGCATTACCTCCTGGAGAAATGCTCGACGCGTTGGCATCTTTCGTTGATGCGGATCGAGTCTCCATGGAGCAATTGCATACACTGGTACAGTCACCACTGGTTTCTTCGACCCGAGAAGCTTCCTATTCTGTCGCTATCAAGGCGGCCAAATTTCTTCAAGCGAACTCTTTCATGTCGGTTTCATCGGTAGTGCGGGGGTTTGGAATTGGGACACCAATGACAGCGATGGACTGGAAAGCCGCCAAAGGGCAGAGCACGCATCGGACCTTGGATCGAACAAAGGTCCCGTCATCCTTTATTCCAACCCATTCCACAACAGCTATCACCGAACTTGTTCAAGCTGGTCTCGGAGTTGGGTGTGCGGTTGCATTGGTTGGTCCCAAGGGTAGCGGCAAGTCCGCACTGATTCATGCAGCTTCTCGAGCACTTAATCAGCCATACGAACTCTTTGCGGTCGTGCCAGATATGACATCCCGCGATTTGTTGCTCCGACGCGCGACCGACGATGCAGGAAACACAATTTGGAGAATGACGCCCTTGGCCCGAGCTGTTCAGAATGGTTCCTGGGTTGTCTTGGATGGTATTGATAGGTTAAATTCGGATACCTTGACGAGTTTGGCGAGACTTTTTGAAACTGGTCAGGTTGACATGCCAGACGGATCACGATTGACCGCACATAAAGGATTTGGCTGTATTGCTCTCGCCCATCCACCAGCTGCAGGAAAGTCTTGGATTAATCCTGAAATTGCCAGCATGTTTTGTTGGGTTGGTGTTGATCCAATGGATGCCGGTGAACTCGCAATTGTACTGAACGGTCTTTTTCCAGATATTGAGGAGAGAGAACTCGACAAGCTGGTTCGCCTACGCGACCGCTTGGATGCTGCGGTCAAGAGCGGTGCGGCAGATACGGTCGAGGAACGGGAAAGCTTGACTCTGTCTCTGAGAAAGATGAAGCACATTTGTCGCAGACTCCAGCGTGACGGCCGCCACTTGTCTAAGTTGGTAAAGGACACGTTATTGACTAGTCTGATGCCGGAGCGAGAGCGCCAAGTGGTCCAAAGTTGCTTGCATGATTGCGGCATCTTTGAATACAAGGCCGGCGAtcgtttcgaaaaagacATTGAAATCGACCGCAAACTAATAGATTCTTGTCGGCGGACTCCCGAGAATCCAATTCTTGTACCAAATCCCAGGTTTCAAGAAAACCCAGGCCATGCTCGAATTCTTGGCAACATTCTCGAGGCTCACGCCGTCGGCGAACGGGCGCTTCTTATCATGGGCTATCAAGGAGTTGGAAAGAACAAAGTTGTAGATTTTTTGCTCCATCGGCTACAGCGTGAACGTGAATACCTACAGCTGCATCGCGACACTACAGTTCAGTCTGTTTTATCAGTCGCGTCTGTGGAAAAAGGACGAGTTATATATGCGGACTCTCCATTAGTTAGAGCAGCGACGCATGGGCGAATCCTGGTCATTGATGAAGCTGACAAGGCTCCTGTAGACGTTGTTGCTTTGCTCAAAGGTCTTATTGAAGACGGCGAGCTAGCTCTTCCCGACGGAAGGGTCCTACGGTATGACGATGACGGTCGATCGAATACTCTGGCAGTCCATGCAGACTTTCGGATTTGGGCTTTGGCCAATCCTGCGGGATATCCATTTCACGGTAATAATCTCGCTCGCGAAATGTCTGACGTGTTTTCGTGCCACACCGTCCCGCCATTGGACAGTGAAAGTCAAATGCAGATTCTCCGCAGCTACGCCCCTAATAtcaagaagaaaaagctgtcAAAAATTATCTCTCTTTGGCAGGATCTCGGTGAAGCGCACGCGAAAGGAACTCTTGTGTATCCCTTTGGTATCCGTGAAGCCGTGTCTGCCGCTCGTCACATGAACGAGTTTCCTAACGATGGGCTGACTGGAGCCATTGAGAACGTAATTGCTTTCGATCGTTCGGATCTTGCTCTCATGAAGCAGCTAAATTCTATATTTCGAAAACATGGGATTGAACTCTCGTCTTCTGAGCCGATGAATGAAAAACAACGAACTGAAGGTGGAATCTCAACACCAAGAACCCGAGTTGGCGACCCGAAGCACGGCAAAGTAGACCCAGATAATACTCCACATATTGGAGGCAACACCTGGTACGGTGGTACCGGCGGTTCGGACACTGCCGGACTGGGCGGTAGAGGCGGACCGTATCGCGTAGACCTGGGGCACCCTGTCCACCAAGTATCAGACGAAATGAAAGCCCAAGTATCAGATGAAGCTCAGCACAGAGCACGAGAAATAGCTGCTATAGAACTAGAAAAGAAATTGCGGGAACTGAGCATGGGAAAGTACGATTGGGAAAGATACAAAGGGCTCCGGGAGCGCGTTGCCCTACAGATTGAGCAGTTACGAGTTCATTTAAAAGACTTGCAACATCGTATGGAAGAGCGAATGTGGTTAAACCGACAATTTTCCGGAGAATTGGACGAATCGCGATTGGTAGATGCACTTGCGGGTGAAAAAGATGTATTCAAACGACGCGGAACAGCAGTTGATTCAAAGGTATCCTCCAAACTATCATCTGATAAAATGCGAATAAAGGTCGTTGTAGACGTTTCCGCTTCGATGTATCGATTTAATGGCTACGATGGTCGACTTGAGCGGTTATTAGAGGCAACCCTGATGATCATGGAAGCGCTACGGAGCGATGATCGCTTCCGGCTTGAAATTGTGGGGCACAACGGGTCAAGTGCTGTAATCCCACTACTAAAAGACGACTCTTCGCTAGACGAAGCCACACAACTCCGAATTCTGCAAGGTATGATTGCTCACACTCAGTACACGTACGCTGGTGACAGCACTTTGGAAGCCATTCAAAGTGCCATGGAGAAAGCTCGCCCGAAAGACTTGGTGTTAATGATCTCGGACGCCAACCTGGAGCGCTACCGGATTGAGCCCATACAAGTTGTAAAATTGTTGCAAAAGCCGGAAGTTCACGCTCATTTAATTTTGATCAGTTCTTTTGGAGAGGAAGCGTACGAGCTTGCAAATGCTGTTCCAAACGGACGAGCCCAAGTCTGTCTAGACAGCAGCGAGCTCCCTCTAATATTGAAGAAGATCATCGTGGCTTCTGCTGATCTTTGA
- a CDS encoding predicted protein: MTNAAGPVVSSQELAKLEGKLNSCIALDLPTDSEDFSTLYSADAHRLSWSIPALIAHRHADGGLASIPSQTLRTTLQPVLDGLGDIDAVSLLRLRLTDQDGAVVGGGLLPIARYRRQVEPIHRQITPPSDDNTVRYLHLSEIPGQYSMGIFVFPPYARIPLHDHPGMCVLSRVLYGSLHRRSLDLALEDEENNDGSNSPTSATSHKNSSWISSHFMWRNKHATETTPSYPWGSKRAFEHRVDILTAPDTTILYPHEGNLHEFAAGPQGAAVLDILLPPYDESHHRDCTFYEIRYDAFSQQEQSSSKDAHKEGRPCWIIPTCQPEDFHCTSGAYRELGEEPPSST, from the exons ATGACGAACGCTGCAGGGCCGGTCGTTTCTAGCCAGGAACTAGCTAAACTGGAAGGAAAACTAAACAGCTGCATCGCGCTTGATCTACCAACAGATTCGGAGGACTTCTC CACTCTGTACTCAGCCGATGCCCATCGTCTCTCTTGGAGCATTCCAGCTTTGATAGCACATAGACATGCGGATGGTGGATTGGCTTCAATACCGTCCCAGACCTTGCGTACTACATTACAGCCCGTTCTGGATGGGCTGGGAGACATTGATGCGGTCTCGCTTTTGCGTTTACGGCTTACCGACCAAGATGGAGCGGTGGTGGGAGGAGG CTTGCTTCCAATTGCTCGGTACAGAAGACAAGTTGAACCAATCCATCGCCAGATTACGCCACCAAGCGACGATAACACCGTACGATACCTACATCTCTCCGAAATCCCAGGACAGTACAGCATGGGAATTTTTGTCTTTCCGCCCTATGCCAGGATCCCTCTACACGATCATCCCGGAATGTGCGTGCTAAGTCGTGTCCTGTACGGTagtcttcatcgtcgttcGTTGGACCTCGCACTAGAGGACGAGGAGAACAATGACGGATCCAACAGCCCTACTTCTGCAACTTCTCACAAGAACTCTTCTTGGATATCCTCTCACTTTATGTGGAGGAACAAGCACGCCACGGAGACAACGCCAAGCTACCCCTGGGGATCGAAACGTGCCTTTGAACATCGAGTGGACATTCTCACGGCACCAGATACCACGATTCTCTATCCTCACGAAGGAAACCTACACGAGTTTGCGGCTGGTCCGCAAGGTGCAGCCGTCTTGGATATCTTGTTGCCGCCCTACGACGAATCGCATCACCGGGATTGCACCTTTTACGAAATTCGATACGATGCATTTTCTCAACAAGAACAATCGTCATCGAAGGATGCACACAAGGAGGGACGTCCGTGTTGGATCATCCCCACTTGTCAACCGGAAGACTTTCACTGCACATCTGGTGCCTATCGGGAACTGGGAGAAGAACCGCCGTCGTCCACCTGA
- a CDS encoding predicted protein — protein MYGTSRTALILAAVVLAAVVCVITIPVVLTQDKRDSAEAGAQALATDDKPSLVETNGGLSVAVQESDPPSDVPSQVPSDKPSFIPSDVPSTIPSDFPSSVPSDVPSAAPSLLPLITIDPKAPALGSDFPSLAPFSWSTQEPTVGLFPDVALIVDEVESPDPPFTPINKKKRLRMNNHFPL, from the coding sequence ATGTACGGAACTTCGCGAACTGCACTCATTCTTGCTGCTGTGGTCCTGGCAGCGGTGGTCTGCGTGATAACAATTCCGGTCGTTCTAACACAGGATAAGCGAGATTCCGCGGAAGCTGGAGCCCAAGCTCTCGCTACTGATGACAAGCCGTCGCTTGTGGAAACAAATGGAGGTTTGTCTGTTGCCGTGCAAGAATCTGATCCACCATCGGACGTGCCATCACAAGTGCCATCGGACAAGCCATCCTTTATCCCATCAGACGTTCCTTCGACTATACCGTCTGACTTTCCGTCTTCCGTCCCGTCGGATGTACCTTCTGCGGCACCATCACTTCTTCCACTTATCACTATTGATCCAAAAGCTCCTGCCTTAGGGTCAGACTTTCCATCTCTTGCACCTTTTTCTTGGAGCACACAAGAGCCTACGGTAGGCCTATTTCCTGACGTTGCTCTCATCGTCGATGAAGTCGAGTCTCCAGACCCTCCATTCACACCAATtaacaagaagaagcgacTTCGCATGAACAACCACTTTCCTCTTTGA
- a CDS encoding predicted protein codes for MSALHASNRVFHLLGPCWSRTFRCVWMFEELGIPYTLVQEALPVSKLARKYSPTGKVPILLEFTSPADDTQPDLTLSESVAINTYLGDCYPESNLVPRPGTRDRALYDQYVCCILSELDSQGLWIHRKHQAMGQYFGYIPDAVSHAQHQFQRFNQQMVSVLKNGGPFLLGNQFTAADVLYVHCLDWSKSIGWLSDLDNGAAETVELYRNVCHARKAFQQASNIRKESKASHKL; via the coding sequence ATGAGCGCATTGCACGCGAGTAATCGAGTGTTTCACCTGCTGGGACCGTGTTGGTCGAGGACTTTTCGATGTGTCTGGATGTTCGAAGAGCTAGGGATACCGTACACGCTAGTACAAGAAGCTCTTCCAGTCAGCAAACTCGCACGCAAGTACAGTCCGACCGGGAAAGTTCCCATATTGCTCGAGTTCACGTCGCCAGCCGATGACACACAACCCGACTTGACGTTGTCGGAGTCCGTCGCTATCAATACCTATCTTGGCGACTGCTACCCCGAAAGTAACCTAGTTCCGCGACCCGGCACACGAGATCGAGCCTTGTACGATCAGTACGTATGTTGCATACTATCCGAGCTCGACTCTCAGGGTCTGTGGATCCATCGCAAGCACCAGGCCATGGGCCAGTATTTTGGATATATTCCCGATGCCGTCTCGCACGCTCAGCATCAATTTCAACGGTTTAATCAGCAAATGGTTTCTGTCTTGAAGAACGGGGGAccctttcttcttggaaatCAATTTACCGCCGCCGACGTGTTGTACGTTCATTGTCTGGACTGGAGCAAGTCAATCGGCTGGCTTTCAGATTTGGACAATGGCGCAGCAGAGACGGTCGAGTTGTATCGCAATGTATGCCACGCTCGAAAAGCGTTTCAGCAGGCAAGTAACATTCGAAAAGAATCGAAGGCCTCCCACAAATTGTAA